GTGATATTAAAGTGTACGCAGATCATTCTGTACAAGACTTAGTCAATATCCCAGTAGGTGCGAATGAAGATGGCTATCACTTCGTCAATGCTGTGATTGATCGCGACTTTACAGTAGATGGCTTTGGAGACTTCCGTTTCATCCTTGAAGGTGAACCACTTGCAGATGGTTCGGGACCAGCGAAGTTTGCTGAAGGTATCGAAGTAGGACAAGTATTCGTGTTAGGTGAAAAATACTCTGAAGCAATGAAAGCGACAGTATTAAATAATCAAGGTCGTGAACAAAACTTAACAATGGGTTGCTACGGTATCGGTGTATCAAGAACATTAAGTGCTGTTATCGAACAACACCATGACGATAACGGTATTATTTGGCCGAAGTCAGTAACTCCATATGATTTACATTTAATTACAGTGAATCCTAAAAAAGAAGCACAAAGCGAGTTATCAGATAAACTTTATGCAACACTTCAAGAAAAATATGATGTGTTATATGATGATCGCCAAGAACGTGCAGGTGTTAAATTCAATGATGCTGACCTTATCGGTTTACCAATTCGTGTCGTTGTCGGTAAAAATGCTGAAGACGGTATCGTAGAAGTGAAACGCCGTGACACAGTTGAAAGTGAAGAAATCAAAGTCGATGCATTAGTTGATTATATCGATGGACTTTATGAGCAACTCTAAGCTTTCAATTGCAAGCATTTGCTATAATAGAATATAATTGTTGAGATTAATGATATGAAAATGAGATTGAGACATAGTAAATTTATGTTTTGAGAAACAGTTACTATAAGTGATGAGACAAAATGAAAAGCACTTTTGTTCCAAACTCTACAAAGCTCGTTAAACTCAAGCATCCTAGTTGGGGTGGGGCTGTGAACTCTTGTTAATAGTGAGATTTCAGTCCCACTCCTATTCATATTTTTATACATATAGAGGCTTTATCTATACGATCAATAAGGTGGATTAAAATATGGACATACAGAACCAAGAAAAATTTAAAATTCTACTTAAACAACTGAATATGCTCGATCATTTTGATGAAGATATGGTGTCGCAAAGTGCTTTAACACGTGTGGATGTTTCTGAAAAAACACGTGAATGGACGTTCCACATCACACTGCCATATTTAATGCGTTATGAAGATTATGCTGTATTCACGCATGCGATGAAAGAAACGTTTAAAGATATTGCTAAGGTAAACTGGCAAATTCGCGTACAATCATCAGCCAACCAAGACGAGTATTTATTAAAGTACTTCGCTGACTGTATTGATCAAACGGCATTGTCTCCAAAAGTAAAAGGACAATTACGTCAAAAACGTTTGATTATCTCTGGGCCAGTCGTAAAAGTGTTGGTTCAAAATGATATTGAACGAGATCACTTTGATAAAGTATGTAATGGTAGTTTGGTAAAAGCATTGAAACAGTGTGGTTTTGATGTTGATAAAGTCGTGTTTGAAACAGATACGTCAGGTCAAGATGATGATCTTGCATCGTTAGAAGCGCATATACAAGAAGAAGATGAAAAGAGTGCGCGTGAAGCAACAGAAAAAATTGAAAAAATGAAAGAACAACGTGCTAAACAAGAAGAAAGTGGTGCAACAGTCGATAAATGCCAAATTGGTAAACCGATTCAAGTTGAAAATGTTCGTCCAATTTCTGACATTATTGAGGAAGAATTCAAAGTGGCAATTGAAGGGGTTATTTTTGATATTAACTTGAAAGAGTTGAAGAGTGGACGTCATATTGTTGAGTTGAAAGTAACGGACTATACAGATTCACTTGTATTAAAAATGTTCACACGTAAAAACAAAGATGACTTAGAGCATTTCAAGGCACTATCAGAAGGTAAGTGGATTCGTGCGCAAGGTCGCATTGAAGAGGATATGTACATCCGTGATCTTGTGATGATGATGTCTGACATTGAAGAAGTTAAGCATACGGAAAAACAAGATAAAGCCGAAGAAAAACGCGTTGAGTTCCATTTGCACACAGCGATGAGTCAAATGGATGGTGTGACGAATATTGGAGATTATGTCGCACAGGCGGCTAAATGGGGACACGATGCGATTGCTGTAACGGATCACAATGTTGTACAAGCCTATCCAGATGCATATGCTGCAGCGAAAAAACATGGCATTAAAATGATTTATGGTATGGAAGGGATGCTTGTTGATGACGGGGTGCCTATTGCTTATAAGCCAACAGATATACCGCTTCAATCAGCCACTTATGTCGTGTTTGACGTTGAGACAACAGGTCTTTCAAACCAGTATGATAAAATCATTGAACTTGCTGCCGTAAAAGTAAAAGATGGCGAAATTATAGATAAGTTTGAACGCTTTAGTAATCCACATGAAAAATTATCTGAAACGATTAAAAACCTGACACATATTAATGACGATATGTTGAGAGATGCGCCAGAAATTGAAACGGTCTTAACAGAATTTAAAGAGTGGGTCGGCGATGCGATATTTGTTGCGCATAATGCTTCCTTCGATATGGGCTTTATTGATACGGGATATGAGCGATTAGGCTTTGGACCTTCAACAAATGGTGTTATCGATACGCTAGAGCTTTCTCGTACGATTAATACAAGCTATGGTAAGCACGGCTTGAACTTCTTAGCTAAAAAATATGGTGTAGAACTCACACAACACCATAGAGCGATTTATGATACAGAAGCAACTGCCTATATTTTTGTGAAGATGTTAGCTCAGTTGAAAGAATTAGATGTACATAATCATCAAGAGATTAACCAAAAGTTATCAAATGAAGATGCGTATAAGCGTGCGCGTCCACAACACGTAACGTTAATCGTACAAAACCAAACGGGCTTAAAGAACTTATTTAAAATTGTCAGCCAATCATTAGTGAAATATTTCTACCGTACACCACGTATTCCACGTTCGGTATTAGATGAGCATCGTGAAGGAATTCTTGTCGGAACAGCGTGTGATGAAGGGGAAGTATTTACAGCAGTGATGCAACGTGATCAAGCAGAAGTTGAAAAAATTGCGAAGTATTATGATTACATTGAAATTCAACCACCTGCTTTGTATCAAGACTTATTAGATCGAGAGCTGATTCGAGATCACGAAACACTTGTAGAAATTTATGAGCGTATACTTGCGGTAGGAGAAACCAATCAAATTCCGGTGATTGCAACGGGAAATGTTCATTATTTACATGAACATGA
This region of Staphylococcus sp. IVB6240 genomic DNA includes:
- a CDS encoding PolC-type DNA polymerase III is translated as MDIQNQEKFKILLKQLNMLDHFDEDMVSQSALTRVDVSEKTREWTFHITLPYLMRYEDYAVFTHAMKETFKDIAKVNWQIRVQSSANQDEYLLKYFADCIDQTALSPKVKGQLRQKRLIISGPVVKVLVQNDIERDHFDKVCNGSLVKALKQCGFDVDKVVFETDTSGQDDDLASLEAHIQEEDEKSAREATEKIEKMKEQRAKQEESGATVDKCQIGKPIQVENVRPISDIIEEEFKVAIEGVIFDINLKELKSGRHIVELKVTDYTDSLVLKMFTRKNKDDLEHFKALSEGKWIRAQGRIEEDMYIRDLVMMMSDIEEVKHTEKQDKAEEKRVEFHLHTAMSQMDGVTNIGDYVAQAAKWGHDAIAVTDHNVVQAYPDAYAAAKKHGIKMIYGMEGMLVDDGVPIAYKPTDIPLQSATYVVFDVETTGLSNQYDKIIELAAVKVKDGEIIDKFERFSNPHEKLSETIKNLTHINDDMLRDAPEIETVLTEFKEWVGDAIFVAHNASFDMGFIDTGYERLGFGPSTNGVIDTLELSRTINTSYGKHGLNFLAKKYGVELTQHHRAIYDTEATAYIFVKMLAQLKELDVHNHQEINQKLSNEDAYKRARPQHVTLIVQNQTGLKNLFKIVSQSLVKYFYRTPRIPRSVLDEHREGILVGTACDEGEVFTAVMQRDQAEVEKIAKYYDYIEIQPPALYQDLLDRELIRDHETLVEIYERILAVGETNQIPVIATGNVHYLHEHDGIARKILIASQPGNPLNRSTLPEAHFRTTDEMLADFHFLGEERAKELVVTNTRALADRIEEVVPIKDKLHTPNMDGANEEIREMSYRNAKALYGDDLPQIVIDRLEKELDSIIGNGFAVIYLISQRLVKKSLEDGYLVGSRGSVGSSFVATMTEITEVNPLPPHYICPKCKKSEFFNDGSVGSGFDLPDKTCECGTPLIKEGQDIPFETFLGFKGDKVPDIDLNFSGEYQPHAHNYTKVLFGEDYVFRAGTIGTVAEKTAFGFVKGYLNDQGMHKRGAEVDRLVKGCTGVKRTTGQHPGGIIVVPDYMDIYDFTPIQYPADAQNSAWMTTHFDFHSIHDNVLKLDILGHDDPTMIRMLQDLSGIDPKTIPVDDKETMGIFSSPETLGVTEEEILAKTGTFGVPEFGTGFVRQMLEDTKPTTFSELVQISGLSHGTDVWLGNAQDLVRSGTCTLSSCIGCRDDIMVFLMYAGLEPALAFKIMESVRKGKGLTDEFEQAMRDNDVPEWYLDSCKKIKYMFPKAHAAAYVLMAVRIAYFKVHHPLYYYASYFTVRASDFDLLTMIKDKDSIRNTVKDMYSRFMDLGKKEKDVLVVLEIMNEMAHRGYKMQPVSLEKSQAFEFIIEGDTLIPPFIAVPGLGENVARRIVEAREEGPFLSKEDLNKKAGVSAKIIEYLDELGSLPNMPDKAQLSIFDM